One Nakamurella alba genomic window, GTGCGGAGGAACTGTTGCCGCTCCTCGGTGGGCAGCAATTCGAGGAGGCGCTGCTCCCCCCGCCGGATGTCGCGCCGAGCCGCGTTCCGTGACCGCTCCCCCGCCGCGGTGATCGCGACCAGTCGCACCCGGCGGTCTGCAGGGTCTGGTTCCCGGGTGATCAGACCACGTTCCTGCAGATCGTCCAACACGGCGATGATCCGTGTCCGGTCGGCACGGATCTCGTCGGCGAGCGCGCCTTGGCTGGTGTGCGGCTCCCGGCCCAACACCGACAGCACCACATACGCCCACATCGTCAGACCATGCCGCTCCAGGACCGGCCCTTCGGCGGCGATCAGCACGCGGCCGAGGCGCGCGACGGTCGCAGCGAGGTCGGGCCTGTCGGACATGGGCGCAGACTACTGTTCGACAG contains:
- a CDS encoding MarR family winged helix-turn-helix transcriptional regulator, which gives rise to MLIAAEGPVLERHGLTMWAYVVLSVLGREPHTSQGALADEIRADRTRIIAVLDDLQERGLITREPDPADRRVRLVAITAAGERSRNAARRDIRRGEQRLLELLPTEERQQFLRTVEFLADSAPDALL